The following are from one region of the Qipengyuania flava genome:
- a CDS encoding helix-turn-helix domain-containing protein: protein MDPAGDEDDKALPPERLAQLDQLRFEGVSIGSEPVWQDRVREIFRQLDPEIASEVADRLVDALGEELVDFGVFSERYGLTAAEELLVRAVADGLSVPEHAEKRGISVNTARVHMQRVLEKTGARRQTDLVRMLFRR, encoded by the coding sequence ATGGACCCAGCGGGAGACGAGGACGACAAAGCCCTGCCGCCCGAACGGCTGGCCCAGCTCGACCAGCTGCGGTTCGAAGGCGTGTCGATCGGCAGCGAGCCCGTGTGGCAGGACCGCGTGCGCGAGATCTTCCGTCAACTCGACCCGGAGATCGCAAGCGAGGTGGCGGATCGGCTGGTCGACGCACTGGGCGAAGAACTGGTCGATTTTGGCGTCTTTTCCGAGCGGTACGGCCTGACCGCGGCGGAGGAATTGCTGGTGCGCGCGGTGGCCGATGGCCTGTCCGTGCCCGAACACGCGGAGAAGCGCGGAATTTCGGTCAACACCGCGCGCGTGCACATGCAGCGCGTACTCGAAAAAACCGGCGCGCGGCGGCAAACCGACCTCGTGCGGATGCTGTTCAGGCGCTGA
- a CDS encoding alpha/beta hydrolase fold domain-containing protein, producing the protein MPTAGPVALEERLLRLETQDIARRVQRSGEGVLRWLSDARARAENAVIAYTLTRTIRRVLDEANDYETAGRLFDRFRTATHTGRYGFFNPMSSAPTGEGGAWSSTAEIAHWEDIEDEGEPDAEPPVPKDPTLFYVPGCGFILPPSPAQVALAFRLGEACGCETVIARHRLAPEHPFPAAIHDLADRYAALLASGQRPERIVVAGDSAGATLVLSMLLELRARKLPMPAGAMLFSPWADLAMRGWSYISKSLSNDSPFRMETAAFSARLYLGEALPTDPRASPLYASLAGFPPMVIHCSRYDMHFDDAVGLAERAREAEVAVQMNYWDSPRHHLERFRSRDADRSLALAGDFAQGLIAQER; encoded by the coding sequence ATGCCCACCGCAGGGCCCGTCGCGCTGGAGGAGCGTCTGCTCCGGCTCGAGACGCAGGACATCGCGCGCCGCGTGCAGCGCAGTGGCGAAGGCGTGCTGCGCTGGCTGTCGGACGCACGGGCCCGGGCGGAGAACGCGGTGATCGCCTACACGCTCACCCGTACGATCCGCCGGGTCCTTGACGAAGCGAACGATTACGAGACCGCCGGGCGCCTGTTCGACCGCTTCCGCACGGCCACGCACACCGGTCGCTATGGCTTTTTCAACCCGATGAGCTCGGCCCCGACCGGCGAGGGAGGGGCATGGTCCTCTACGGCGGAGATCGCCCATTGGGAGGATATCGAGGATGAGGGCGAACCCGACGCCGAGCCGCCGGTGCCCAAGGACCCGACCCTGTTCTACGTGCCGGGCTGCGGCTTCATCCTCCCGCCGTCGCCCGCGCAGGTCGCGCTGGCGTTCCGGCTGGGCGAGGCCTGCGGCTGCGAGACGGTCATCGCGCGTCACCGGCTCGCGCCCGAACATCCCTTTCCCGCCGCAATCCACGATCTGGCAGATCGCTACGCCGCGCTGCTCGCCTCCGGCCAGCGGCCCGAGCGGATCGTCGTTGCCGGCGATAGCGCAGGCGCGACGCTGGTGCTCTCGATGCTGCTCGAACTGCGGGCGCGCAAATTGCCGATGCCGGCGGGGGCCATGCTGTTTTCGCCCTGGGCGGACCTCGCCATGCGTGGCTGGTCCTACATCTCCAAGAGCCTCAGCAACGACAGCCCCTTCCGCATGGAAACCGCCGCCTTCAGCGCGCGGCTTTACCTGGGCGAGGCCCTGCCGACCGACCCGCGGGCCTCACCCCTCTACGCCAGCCTTGCCGGTTTCCCGCCGATGGTCATCCATTGCAGCCGCTACGACATGCATTTCGACGACGCCGTTGGCCTGGCCGAGCGGGCGCGGGAGGCAGAGGTGGCGGTGCAGATGAACTACTGGGACAGCCCGCGCCATCACCTCGAACGCTTCCGTTCGCGCGATGCGGACCGCTCGCTCGCGCTCGCCGGCGATTTTGCGCAGGGCCTCATTGCGCAGGAGCGCTGA
- a CDS encoding L-serine ammonia-lyase, translating to MLSVLDIFRIGIGPSSSHTVGPMRIARRFVRHLERSGHNANTARVAVELQGSLALTGIGHGTVTATILGLAGYRPDTLDPDEGERALETIATEGRIALGGERTIAFDRASDIDLAGHIIPDLHPNAMVLRAFDAGGAQLTEKTYFSTGGGFVASERQLRRKPDGDRIATGTPVPHDFGSAEELLAACADTGLSIAELVLANEDAFRPRADTLAGIDRVARAMDQCIDRGLTQRGILPGGLKVARRAPDLWDTLSANPQSNEREQLFDWLNCYAMAVNEENAAGGRVVTAPTNGAAGIIPAVIRFYCVTADENPCRDSRRTFLATAGAIGLLYKQRASISGAEMGCQGEVGVACSMAAAGLAALWGATPAQVACAAEIGMEHNLGLTCDPVGGLVQVPCIERNAIGAVKAVNAARLALHRTEAETCVSLDQVIETMRQTGLDMSSKYKETSQGGLAVNVIEC from the coding sequence ATGCTTTCGGTGCTCGACATCTTCCGGATCGGGATCGGTCCCTCTTCCTCGCACACGGTGGGGCCGATGCGCATTGCACGGCGGTTCGTGCGGCATCTCGAGCGCAGCGGACACAACGCGAACACGGCTCGGGTGGCGGTGGAACTGCAGGGCTCGCTGGCGCTGACAGGCATCGGTCACGGGACAGTGACGGCGACCATTCTCGGCCTGGCCGGCTATCGCCCCGACACGCTCGACCCCGACGAAGGCGAGCGCGCGTTGGAGACGATCGCGACCGAGGGTCGGATCGCGCTCGGCGGGGAGCGCACCATCGCTTTCGACCGCGCTTCCGACATCGACTTAGCCGGGCATATCATTCCCGATCTCCATCCCAACGCGATGGTCCTACGCGCCTTCGATGCAGGCGGCGCGCAGCTCACCGAGAAGACCTATTTCTCGACCGGAGGCGGTTTCGTCGCGAGCGAGCGGCAATTGCGGCGCAAGCCCGATGGCGACCGCATTGCGACCGGCACGCCCGTACCGCATGATTTCGGTTCCGCCGAAGAGCTGCTGGCAGCCTGCGCCGATACCGGGCTCTCGATCGCCGAGCTGGTCCTTGCCAATGAGGACGCCTTCCGCCCGCGCGCAGACACGCTGGCAGGCATCGACCGCGTGGCGCGTGCGATGGACCAGTGCATCGATCGCGGCCTGACCCAGCGCGGGATCCTGCCCGGCGGCCTCAAGGTCGCGCGCCGGGCGCCCGATCTGTGGGACACGCTCTCTGCCAACCCGCAATCGAACGAGCGCGAGCAATTGTTCGACTGGCTCAATTGCTATGCCATGGCCGTGAACGAGGAGAACGCCGCCGGCGGGCGCGTGGTTACCGCCCCCACGAATGGCGCGGCGGGCATTATCCCCGCCGTTATCCGCTTCTATTGCGTGACTGCCGACGAGAACCCCTGCCGTGACAGTCGCCGAACCTTCCTGGCTACGGCAGGCGCGATCGGCCTTCTTTACAAGCAGCGCGCGAGCATTTCGGGCGCGGAAATGGGCTGCCAGGGCGAAGTCGGCGTCGCCTGCTCGATGGCCGCCGCAGGGCTTGCAGCGCTGTGGGGTGCGACCCCTGCGCAGGTCGCCTGCGCCGCGGAAATCGGCATGGAGCACAACCTCGGCCTGACCTGCGATCCGGTGGGCGGGCTGGTGCAGGTGCCCTGCATCGAACGCAACGCCATCGGCGCGGTGAAGGCGGTCAACGCGGCGCGCCTCGCGCTGCACCGGACCGAGGCGGAGACCTGCGTCAGCCTCGACCAGGTCATCGAGACCATGCGCCAGACCGGGCTCGACATGAGCAGCAAGTACAAGGAAACGAGCCAGGGCGGGCTCGCGGTCAATGTGATCGAATGCTGA
- a CDS encoding ZIP family metal transporter, producing the protein MLMLLAVVLVVSGALVVGAAWGIYGRLPKRVEGFLVALAGGALLLSVTSELIEPSIEKASVFHAMLGVAAGAIVFAVCDYLIDEKWGSDNGGGLLAAITLDGIPENLALGVALIGAGGMEVAALAGSILLSNLPEAAGGARAMADGGRSNGKVMALWIGTAILLSLAAIVGNLALAGVGEGTLAVIRCFAAGAVVASLATEVFPKAFREDRHWAGVATALGVILAFSLGSLSGG; encoded by the coding sequence ATGCTGATGCTGCTTGCCGTGGTGCTGGTCGTATCCGGCGCCCTGGTCGTCGGGGCAGCCTGGGGCATTTACGGGCGCCTGCCCAAGCGCGTCGAAGGCTTCCTGGTGGCGCTCGCGGGCGGGGCCTTGCTGCTGTCGGTGACGAGCGAACTGATCGAACCCTCGATCGAGAAGGCGAGCGTGTTCCACGCCATGCTGGGGGTCGCCGCCGGGGCCATCGTGTTCGCCGTGTGCGATTATCTCATCGACGAGAAATGGGGTTCGGACAATGGCGGCGGGCTGCTGGCGGCCATCACGCTCGACGGCATACCCGAGAACCTCGCGCTCGGCGTCGCGCTGATCGGCGCTGGCGGGATGGAAGTCGCGGCGCTGGCCGGGTCGATCCTGCTGTCGAACCTCCCCGAGGCGGCCGGCGGCGCGCGGGCGATGGCCGATGGCGGACGGTCGAACGGGAAGGTCATGGCGCTGTGGATCGGCACGGCCATCCTGCTCTCGCTGGCCGCAATCGTCGGCAACCTGGCGCTTGCGGGCGTGGGTGAGGGCACGCTCGCCGTGATTCGTTGTTTCGCCGCCGGCGCCGTGGTCGCGAGCCTTGCCACCGAGGTCTTTCCCAAGGCCTTCCGCGAGGACCGTCACTGGGCAGGCGTGGCCACCGCTCTGGGCGTGATCCTCGCCTTTTCGCTCGGCAGCCTGTCGGGCGGCTAG
- a CDS encoding class I adenylate-forming enzyme family protein has translation MGETQTAAKLAEPFGSFPHIIADNAAALGDQVALRDETGELSWTELGDRVERIAARLAEDGLERGQSVAILGYSSMAYALVFLAAVRAGGVAAPLTTSASPDQLAGMARDSGAKHIFIDRAKLTELGEDCFPGMTRIVLDEELDGWMAAQGTRAPAFDPAPGDPFNIIYSSGTTGVPKGIVHSHQMRWRQFAATASSWLENGMPVRTLASTPLYSNTTMVAFLPPLLAGGTVRVMRKFDVLRWLEFAQADKTTATMLVPVQYRRLMQEPRFDEFDLSSLQLKYCTSAPFPAELKREVLDRMPGALIEIYSMTEGGVVCLLEAHKFPDKLHTVGRPAPGSELKVLDDNDNPVAPGEAGNLIGLSQTMMAGYKNQPEKTREGYWTDPETGITWQRMGDIGRVDAEGFVELVGRAKDMIISGGFNIFPVDLEDELVKEDDVVEAAVIGVPSERWGETPVGFVTLKDGARDPEAIRAEVNARLGKTQRLAQLHAIDDMPRSHIGKLLKTELRDEAARRGLPE, from the coding sequence ATGGGAGAGACACAGACCGCAGCCAAGCTGGCCGAACCTTTCGGCAGCTTTCCGCACATCATCGCCGACAACGCCGCCGCGCTGGGTGACCAGGTCGCCCTGCGCGACGAGACGGGCGAGCTGAGCTGGACCGAACTCGGTGACCGGGTCGAGCGGATTGCAGCTCGGCTGGCCGAGGACGGGCTGGAACGCGGGCAGTCGGTCGCGATCCTCGGCTATTCCTCCATGGCCTATGCGCTGGTGTTCCTCGCCGCCGTGCGCGCAGGCGGGGTGGCCGCGCCGCTCACCACCAGCGCCAGCCCCGACCAGCTCGCCGGCATGGCGCGCGATTCGGGCGCGAAGCACATCTTCATCGACCGCGCGAAGCTGACCGAGCTGGGGGAGGACTGCTTTCCCGGCATGACGCGCATCGTGCTCGACGAGGAACTGGACGGCTGGATGGCGGCGCAAGGTACGCGCGCGCCCGCCTTCGATCCGGCCCCTGGCGATCCGTTCAACATCATCTATTCGAGCGGCACCACGGGCGTGCCCAAGGGCATCGTCCATTCGCACCAGATGCGCTGGCGCCAGTTTGCCGCCACCGCTTCGAGCTGGCTTGAAAACGGCATGCCGGTGCGCACGCTGGCCTCGACGCCGCTCTATTCGAACACCACCATGGTCGCCTTCCTGCCCCCGCTTCTGGCGGGCGGCACGGTCCGCGTCATGCGCAAGTTCGACGTGCTGCGCTGGCTCGAATTTGCGCAAGCGGACAAGACGACCGCGACCATGCTGGTGCCGGTGCAATACCGCCGGCTGATGCAGGAGCCGCGCTTCGACGAGTTCGACCTTTCATCGCTCCAGCTCAAATACTGCACCTCCGCGCCCTTCCCGGCGGAATTGAAGCGCGAAGTGCTCGATCGCATGCCGGGCGCGCTGATCGAGATCTATTCGATGACCGAGGGCGGGGTGGTCTGCCTGCTGGAGGCGCACAAGTTTCCCGACAAGCTGCACACGGTGGGAAGGCCTGCTCCGGGCAGCGAATTGAAGGTCCTCGACGACAACGACAATCCGGTGGCGCCTGGCGAAGCGGGCAACCTCATCGGGCTCAGCCAGACCATGATGGCAGGCTACAAGAACCAGCCGGAGAAGACGCGCGAGGGCTACTGGACCGATCCCGAGACCGGCATAACCTGGCAGCGCATGGGCGATATCGGCCGGGTCGATGCCGAGGGCTTCGTCGAACTGGTGGGCCGGGCAAAGGACATGATCATTTCGGGCGGTTTCAACATCTTCCCGGTCGACCTCGAAGACGAGCTCGTCAAGGAGGACGACGTGGTGGAAGCCGCGGTGATCGGCGTTCCGAGCGAACGATGGGGCGAAACGCCGGTCGGCTTCGTCACGCTAAAGGACGGCGCGCGCGATCCGGAAGCGATCCGCGCCGAAGTCAACGCGCGGCTGGGCAAGACCCAGCGCCTCGCACAGCTTCACGCGATCGACGACATGCCGCGCAGCCATATCGGCAAGCTGCTGAAAACCGAGCTGCGCGACGAAGCCGCCCGGCGCGGGCTGCCGGAATGA
- a CDS encoding UrcA family protein codes for MRRTLITATLALAAAAAAPATAQTAPADAVAVEYGDLDLSNEADARKLDRRLRNAAREVCGTSNWVDRFCISNTYKNARATLKARTSVALAATK; via the coding sequence ATGCGTCGCACGCTTATCACCGCCACCCTCGCCCTTGCCGCCGCAGCCGCTGCTCCGGCCACCGCGCAGACCGCACCGGCAGACGCCGTCGCCGTCGAGTACGGCGATCTGGACCTCTCGAACGAAGCGGACGCGCGCAAGCTCGACCGCCGCCTGCGCAACGCTGCGCGCGAAGTCTGCGGCACCTCGAACTGGGTCGACCGCTTCTGCATCAGCAACACCTACAAGAATGCCCGCGCCACGCTGAAGGCGCGCACCTCGGTGGCTCTCGCAGCGACCAAGTAA
- a CDS encoding TCR/Tet family MFS transporter — protein MSEAASLSAPQRKRAIAFLFAVVLIDMIGFGIVMPVLPQLIMHLGQIPVDTAALWAGWLGAGYAAMQFVFAPILGNLSDRFGRRPVLLLALLGFGIDYIIMGLAPSIWWLVIGRFVAGITGASFSAAYAYLADITPPEERAQSFGIIGMAFGFGFILGPAIGGFLGEWGPRIPFYAAGGLALANFAFGFFFLKESLPEERRRPFRLGRANAFSALKALSGQSPTVLWFVAALALWQLAHLVYPSVWAYIAIAAYGWSEWKIGLSLMMVGVTSALVQGFGLRLLIPRLGERGAVKLGVASVCAAALVYAVAWEDWIVFAGILIGGLQGLVMPSINALNSKAVDSSSQGELQGATQAVGSLAAIVGPPFYTILFARFTGEDAIVHFPAIPLVASALIALAMLAIFSFAAGKLAKS, from the coding sequence ATGAGCGAGGCCGCTTCCCTTTCCGCGCCGCAGCGCAAGCGGGCAATCGCATTCCTCTTTGCGGTCGTGCTGATCGACATGATCGGGTTCGGGATCGTCATGCCGGTCCTGCCCCAGCTGATCATGCACCTGGGGCAGATCCCGGTCGACACCGCGGCGCTGTGGGCCGGCTGGCTCGGCGCGGGCTATGCCGCGATGCAATTCGTTTTCGCACCGATCCTTGGCAACCTTTCGGACCGGTTCGGGCGGCGCCCGGTGCTCCTGCTCGCGCTGCTCGGGTTCGGGATCGACTACATCATCATGGGGCTCGCGCCCTCGATATGGTGGCTCGTTATCGGTCGGTTCGTGGCTGGGATCACGGGAGCGAGCTTTTCCGCCGCCTACGCCTATCTGGCGGACATCACGCCGCCCGAAGAGCGCGCGCAGAGCTTCGGGATCATCGGCATGGCCTTTGGCTTCGGCTTCATCCTGGGGCCGGCGATCGGCGGGTTCCTCGGCGAATGGGGGCCGCGCATACCCTTCTACGCCGCCGGCGGGCTGGCGCTGGCGAATTTCGCCTTCGGGTTCTTCTTCCTGAAGGAGAGCCTGCCCGAAGAGCGCCGCCGCCCGTTCCGACTTGGGCGCGCCAACGCCTTTTCCGCCCTGAAGGCGCTGTCCGGCCAGAGCCCGACGGTGCTGTGGTTCGTCGCCGCGCTGGCGCTGTGGCAGCTCGCCCACCTCGTCTACCCCTCGGTCTGGGCCTATATCGCCATCGCCGCCTACGGGTGGAGCGAGTGGAAGATCGGCCTGTCGCTGATGATGGTCGGCGTCACCAGCGCGCTGGTGCAGGGATTCGGCCTCAGGCTGCTCATTCCCCGCCTGGGAGAACGGGGCGCCGTGAAGCTCGGCGTTGCTTCCGTGTGCGCGGCGGCCCTCGTCTATGCGGTCGCGTGGGAAGACTGGATCGTCTTTGCCGGCATTCTCATCGGCGGGTTGCAGGGACTCGTCATGCCCTCGATCAATGCGCTCAACTCCAAGGCGGTGGATTCGTCGAGCCAGGGCGAGCTGCAAGGGGCGACACAAGCGGTCGGGAGCCTCGCCGCCATCGTCGGTCCGCCCTTCTACACCATCCTTTTCGCCCGCTTCACCGGGGAGGATGCGATTGTGCACTTCCCTGCAATTCCCCTGGTCGCATCGGCACTTATTGCCCTCGCAATGCTCGCAATCTTCAGCTTTGCCGCAGGAAAGCTGGCGAAATCCTAG
- the guaA gene encoding glutamine-hydrolyzing GMP synthase, whose protein sequence is MQAEHLPDSILIVDFGSQVTQLIARRVREAGVYSEIAPFSQAEEAFHRMQPKGIILSGSPASVCDEGSPRAPQVLFDSGLPILGICYGQQVMSQQLGGEVRPGHETGEGGEFGRAYLTVTEDCALFDGLWKTGERHQVWMSHGDKVTQFAPGFKIVATSDGAPFAVIADEERKYYGTQFHPEVVHTPDGAKLLANFVRHVCGLKGDWTMAEFRKTKIAEIREQVGDGKVICGLSGGVDSAVAAVLIHEAIGDQLTCVFVDHGLMRMNEAEQVVTLFRDHYNIPLVHVNAEEMFLGGLAGQTDPEKKRKFIGGAFIDLFEAEAKKIGGADFLAQGTLYPDVIESVSFTGGPSVTIKSHHNVGGLPERMNMELVEPLRELFKDEVRELGRELGLPEIFVGRHPFPGPGLAIRIPGEVTKERCDILRKADAIYLEEIRNAGLYDAIWQAFAVLLPVKTVGVMGDGRTYDSVCGLRAVTSTDGMTADIYPFDASFLSRVATRIINEVQGINRVVYDYTSKPPGTIEWE, encoded by the coding sequence ATGCAGGCAGAACACCTCCCCGATTCCATCCTCATCGTCGACTTCGGCAGCCAGGTCACCCAGCTCATCGCGCGCCGTGTGCGTGAAGCGGGTGTCTATTCCGAGATCGCGCCCTTCAGCCAGGCCGAAGAAGCGTTCCACCGGATGCAGCCCAAGGGCATTATCCTGTCGGGCAGCCCGGCCAGCGTATGCGACGAAGGCTCGCCCCGCGCGCCGCAGGTGCTGTTCGACAGCGGCCTGCCGATCCTCGGCATTTGCTACGGCCAGCAGGTGATGAGCCAGCAGCTCGGCGGCGAAGTCCGTCCGGGGCACGAGACGGGCGAAGGCGGCGAATTCGGCCGCGCCTATCTTACCGTCACCGAAGACTGCGCCCTGTTCGACGGTCTCTGGAAGACGGGCGAGCGCCACCAGGTGTGGATGAGCCACGGCGACAAGGTCACCCAGTTCGCACCAGGCTTCAAGATCGTCGCCACCAGCGACGGCGCGCCCTTCGCGGTGATCGCCGATGAAGAGCGCAAGTATTACGGCACCCAGTTCCACCCCGAAGTCGTGCACACGCCCGACGGGGCCAAGCTGCTGGCCAATTTCGTGCGCCACGTCTGCGGCCTCAAGGGCGACTGGACCATGGCCGAGTTCCGCAAGACCAAGATCGCCGAAATCCGCGAACAGGTGGGTGATGGCAAGGTCATCTGCGGCTTGTCGGGCGGCGTCGACAGCGCGGTCGCCGCGGTCCTGATCCACGAAGCCATCGGCGACCAACTGACCTGCGTCTTCGTCGACCACGGCCTGATGCGGATGAACGAGGCCGAGCAGGTCGTCACCCTGTTCCGCGATCATTACAACATCCCGCTCGTGCATGTGAACGCGGAAGAGATGTTCCTCGGCGGCCTCGCCGGCCAGACCGATCCCGAAAAGAAGCGCAAATTCATCGGCGGCGCCTTCATCGACCTGTTCGAGGCCGAGGCGAAGAAGATCGGCGGGGCGGACTTCCTCGCGCAAGGGACCCTCTATCCCGACGTTATCGAAAGCGTCAGCTTCACCGGCGGGCCGAGCGTCACGATCAAGAGCCACCACAACGTGGGCGGTCTTCCCGAGCGCATGAACATGGAATTGGTCGAGCCGCTGCGCGAGCTGTTCAAGGACGAGGTGCGCGAACTGGGCCGCGAACTGGGCCTGCCCGAGATTTTCGTCGGCCGCCATCCCTTCCCGGGGCCGGGCCTTGCCATCCGCATTCCGGGTGAAGTGACCAAGGAACGCTGCGACATCCTGCGCAAGGCCGACGCGATCTATCTCGAGGAAATCCGCAACGCAGGCCTCTACGACGCGATCTGGCAGGCCTTTGCCGTGCTGCTGCCGGTCAAGACCGTCGGCGTCATGGGCGACGGGCGCACCTATGACAGCGTCTGCGGCCTGCGCGCCGTGACCAGCACCGACGGCATGACCGCCGACATCTACCCCTTTGACGCCAGCTTCCTCAGTCGCGTCGCCACTCGCATCATCAACGAGGTGCAGGGCATCAACCGCGTGGTTTACGATTATACGTCGAAGCCGCCGGGCACGATCGAGTGGGAGTGA
- a CDS encoding TetR/AcrR family transcriptional regulator: MKTRERIVLVARETFNREGYGAVTTAALAETCGIAEGNLWYHFKTKRDLLSAIAEQFAGRIEERLADHPDPADPLGSYCTILRSMMQELRDFRFLYRDQPHYGEHVEPIASNVAAWLVRSEESFEAHLAALVDARILDLPRERLHDLAINATIILRYGLEHFAELGEPQGAVRRTLERQLTLFEHALDPKAALAIHAEIERIEEEVRAAA, from the coding sequence ATGAAGACGCGCGAGCGCATCGTCCTCGTCGCGCGCGAGACCTTCAACCGCGAGGGATACGGTGCGGTCACCACGGCAGCGCTGGCCGAGACCTGCGGCATTGCCGAGGGCAATCTGTGGTACCACTTCAAGACCAAGCGCGACCTGCTTTCTGCCATTGCCGAACAATTCGCAGGCCGGATCGAGGAGCGGCTGGCCGACCACCCGGACCCGGCCGATCCGCTAGGGTCCTACTGCACGATCCTGCGCTCCATGATGCAGGAGCTGCGCGACTTCCGCTTCCTCTACCGCGACCAGCCGCATTACGGCGAACACGTCGAGCCGATCGCGAGCAATGTCGCTGCCTGGCTCGTTCGTTCGGAAGAGAGCTTCGAGGCGCATCTTGCCGCCCTCGTCGATGCAAGGATCCTCGATCTCCCGCGCGAGCGACTGCACGACCTCGCCATCAACGCGACCATAATCCTTCGCTACGGGCTCGAGCATTTTGCCGAGCTGGGCGAACCGCAAGGCGCCGTCCGGCGGACGCTTGAGCGCCAGCTGACCCTGTTCGAGCATGCTCTCGACCCGAAGGCCGCCCTGGCGATCCACGCGGAAATCGAGCGGATAGAAGAAGAGGTCCGCGCCGCCGCCTAG
- a CDS encoding cytochrome P450 — protein MATAADLRVKPAEIDPIDVSRKELYVEDRWQEPFRQLREHAPIQWVPDSDFGPYWSVSTYKPIQHIEALPKLFSSSWDKGGIAISGDPALLEKWNMKEPMFIAMDPPLHTGQRRAVAPSFGPSEVAEMKAEVQERTAEVLDSLPIGETFDWVQKVSIELTTGMLAKLFDFPWDQRHHLTEWSDYGGDVELIKDDESIQRRLDKMQEMGMAFGALWQQRIENPGKDLISVMMQSEAMKDMPPEEFIGNLILLIVGGNDTTRNSMSAYAYGLSQYPEERAKLEADPALIPNAVQEIIRWQTPLSHMRRTVVEDTDMFGPMMKAGDKVVLWYLSANRDEDIFEDGEAIKVDRHNARRHLSFGYGIHRCVGARVAELQLHTLLEEMAKRRLRVNVVGEPVRVPACFVHGYKSLPVQLSHY, from the coding sequence ATGGCCACTGCAGCAGACCTTCGGGTCAAGCCCGCCGAGATCGATCCGATCGATGTCTCGCGCAAGGAACTCTATGTGGAGGACCGCTGGCAGGAGCCCTTCCGGCAACTGCGCGAGCACGCACCGATCCAGTGGGTGCCCGATAGCGATTTCGGCCCCTATTGGTCGGTCAGCACCTACAAGCCGATCCAGCATATCGAGGCGCTGCCCAAGCTCTTCTCCTCGTCCTGGGACAAGGGCGGCATCGCCATTTCGGGCGACCCGGCGCTGCTGGAAAAGTGGAACATGAAAGAGCCCATGTTCATCGCCATGGACCCCCCGCTCCACACCGGCCAGCGGCGCGCGGTGGCGCCAAGCTTCGGCCCTTCCGAAGTCGCCGAGATGAAGGCCGAAGTGCAGGAACGCACCGCCGAAGTGCTCGACAGCCTGCCCATCGGCGAGACATTCGACTGGGTGCAGAAGGTCTCGATCGAGCTGACCACGGGCATGCTCGCCAAGCTGTTCGATTTCCCCTGGGACCAGCGCCACCACCTCACCGAATGGTCGGACTACGGCGGCGACGTCGAGCTGATCAAGGACGACGAATCGATCCAGCGCCGGCTCGACAAGATGCAGGAAATGGGGATGGCTTTCGGCGCGCTCTGGCAGCAGCGGATCGAGAACCCCGGCAAGGACCTCATCAGCGTGATGATGCAGTCCGAAGCCATGAAGGACATGCCGCCCGAGGAATTCATCGGCAACCTCATCCTGCTGATCGTCGGCGGCAACGATACCACGCGCAATTCGATGTCGGCCTATGCCTATGGCCTGAGCCAATACCCCGAAGAACGCGCAAAGCTGGAAGCTGACCCTGCGCTCATCCCCAACGCCGTGCAGGAGATTATCCGCTGGCAAACGCCGCTCTCGCACATGCGCCGCACGGTCGTTGAAGACACCGACATGTTCGGACCGATGATGAAGGCCGGCGACAAGGTCGTCCTGTGGTACCTCTCGGCCAACCGGGACGAGGACATCTTCGAGGATGGCGAAGCGATCAAGGTCGATCGCCACAACGCCCGGCGCCATCTTTCGTTTGGCTACGGCATCCACCGCTGCGTCGGCGCGCGCGTGGCCGAATTGCAGCTCCACACGCTGCTCGAGGAAATGGCCAAGCGGCGCCTGCGCGTGAACGTGGTGGGTGAGCCCGTCCGCGTGCCGGCCTGCTTCGTCCATGGCTACAAGAGCCTGCCGGTCCAGCTGTCGCACTATTGA